The Bacillaceae bacterium IKA-2 DNA window TCCGATTTTCTTTTTTTCTTACGAACTGATAAACAGTTTGAAAATCTTCTTCCTCTTTTTTGTAGCAATCTTGACAAACATCTCGTAAATTTCTAACAAAAATTTTATTACAATTTGGACAATTTTTTAAATCTGGCACGCTGATCTCCCCTATCCACTACATTTAGTCGAATATCCTCGTCGGCTCTAATAATACCGTTATTTGTACAATCACTATATAGGTCATTCTCGTGCTCAATAGTCTCTGAAATAGAGTCTAGCCCGCAAATCTAGTAAATAATTCGCCAGAATGAATTTCATAATACCAAAAACTAGCCACATCAATCTACAAAGTTGAAAACGGTTCATTTCAACTTTGTAGTATCCTGGTGGCGTAGAATCTGCATTATGAAATTCATTCGACTGAATAACTTTCGAACTTTTCTAACAGCTGTTAATTTCTATTATATTCGAAAACAACGGATTTTTTAAGGGGATTTAGTAGGAATATGTCGTTTTTTCAGTTTATTTTACGAGAATTGTCGTTTGATAGATTTGATATGTTCAATCCGAGAAAATTTAATAGTTTAAAAAGATCAACTATAATCTAGTCTGTCTAGCCCCTAGCAACAGTGAGGGCGTACACATGAGCTGCCTGATTGGCCTTTAAAACAGCTGCCGCTTCATAAAGTGTTGCTCCTGTTGTATAAATGTCATCAACGAGTAAAACTTTCTTGTCTTGGATGGTGTGAAGTAGCGCTGGCACGATTTGAAACTTTTCCTCTTTATCTTCTTCTTGTAAGCGTTCTTTACGTGTTTTTTTACTTTGTTTACGAGATTCTTGAGGTCTTTGCAATACTTCGACGACTTCGAATGGAAGCCCTTCAGCTAATAGTTTTGCTTGATTAAAACTTCGTTCGTAAAGGCGAGTCTCATCGAGTGGAATTGGTACGGCGACATCAACGGGAAATTGTTTGGCTGCTTTTTGTAACGGTTGCCAAAACAACTTTACTAACTCGGCGTCACCTCGATATTTCCAAGTTGCGATCACTTCTTGTAAAAAATCATTATAAACGTACAATGATCGATTTTTTTCTAAAGCATCACTTTGCCATCTGATGCAATCTGCGCATCGATCACCGCTTCTAAATTGGGGATCAAGATGAGCAAAGGGGCGACCGCATTTTCTACAGATCTCACCTTGGATTTCTGTTAGTTTCTCACTACATAGTTCACAAATCATTGCCGGGGTCGTGAGCGCGTAGACAAACTGCCAGCTTATCTTTTCCAAAAAAGGTTGTTTACAAATTAGGCAGTGCATCTAATCGCCTCCTTCTTTTAACTGAAATATCTTGCTAAAATTCAAGTATTTTCATAGTTTTTTTTACACCGATAAAGACAATCAGCTCCCAAGTTTGTTCATTTCGTTAATATGATCAATCGCATCAAGCATTGCTTCTGTTTTCCCATAATGAAAAAAAATAATTTCGCCACTAGGAAATTCGCTGCTGCGACCGACACGTCCTGATATTTGCACGAGTGCGCTTTCGCTAAAAACATCATCATCAGCACCATAGATAGCGACAGCGACATTTGCCACGGTCACCCCTCGTTCCAATATTGTTGTCGTGACAAGAAGTTGAATTTCAGCGTTACGAAATTTTTGAACTTTTTCATTGCGTTCGGGGTCCTCTGAGTGAACTCCATCAAGAGCTTGAAATTGAGTTTGAAGTAGTGGGACGAGCTTTTTAAGGACTGTTACTGAGGGGACAAACAGAAATGCTTGTTGCTGTGCGGCTACTTTTTCTGAAAGCCAATCAGTCAGGAGACTTGGAATATCGGCTTTTTTTAACTGATTTTGCCAGCTACCGATCCATTTTAATTTTGGAACAGGTAGTGGAAAGCCATGATAGCGTTTCGGAATTTTCACTGCGGTTAAAATGCCGTTTTGTACTTGTTTTTGCAATTGCTTATCTGGAGTTGCGGTTAAGAGGATTGTCGTAGCATCGTTTTTGCCAGCTTGATTGATGGCATGTTTCAACATTGGGTCATAGGAAAGTGGGAACGCATCGACTTCATCAATCACGACAAAATCAAAACAATTTTCATAGCGAAGCAGTTGGTGCGTCGTTGCAATGATTAGTTGACCTGACTTGCCGCGATCTTCGCTACCGCCATAGAGTGAGAGAACTTCAACGTCAGGAAAAACTTTTTTTAAGCGCGGTGTAAGTTCATGAACAACGTCTCGACGCGGGGTTGCAATCAGGACATTCTGACCCATTTCAAGCGCGGAGTTTATGCCTTCAAAGAGGATTTCAGTTTTCCCAGAACCACAAGGATTATCTTTAGTAGACCAATATATAAGAAGTATAAAAAGCTTGTCCTATTAATCTTTTTAACTTGTTATATATTAGTCTACATATAATACGTTAGAATTTTAAATTGGAGTTACTTTCTTAACGTGTTCTCTCAATCGAATAACCTCGTCTTTCAGTTCTTCGTGTTCCACCAATTGCAAGAGAAGATTGCGTTTATCTTCTTCAAGTTCTCTCACTTTTTGTCGTAGTTGTTTAATTTGCTGAACTTTTTGTTGGTTCGGTGTGGTGTACAAAACATCTTCTTTAGCTTCTTTTTCTTCAATTGCTTTTCGTTTTTGCATTTCACGTAAACCCATGATCCGCTCTTTGATTTGAAGGTTATTATATAAAGTGGCAGGGGTAACTCCTGCTTCTTCCGCAACAGTTTTAAAGTTGATTTGCTTGGTTTTGGAACGCTTTAATTTTGCTATAGCCTTATCTACTTTTTCAAAAGTTTGTTGTTGACGTAATTTAGCGTGTTCTTTTAACCCAAGCGTGTTATCCTTTTTATTCTTCTTTGTTGCCATGTATCTGTGCCTCCAATCGTTCCACAATCGGGTTTAAATATATCCATTTCGCTTTTAAACGTTGATGTTCTCTTGTCCTACCTTCTGCTTCATAGCGTTCCATTTCACTCTCTAGGAGGTCTAGTTCACGCTTATGGATAGGGTAATATTCCTCCGTAGTTACATAGTTAGGGCAATTGATGAAGATACAACCGTCACCATTATCACATCCCCCCCTACGAGAATCTTGTAGACATATACCAGTAGGTAGAGGATTGATATACATTTCTTTTGTTAAATTAGAAATGAAATCTTCGATTTCTTCTTCGGCTTTGCCTTTAAACTGTTGTGCTAGATTTCTTTTAATGATACTTGCGTTAATACCTGCAATTTTACTATTAGGAGCAATAATACTCTTTACCATATTTGCTGTTTCTTCAATTTTGACTCGTTTGTAATGGTCGGTCATTTCAGATGTAACATGTTGATAATGTTTCATAATAAATGAAATAGGTACTCTCTTTCGAATTAAATCATTACAGTAATTCACTCTAAACTGGTGAGCTTGTAACGGATATAATTCACCATCATCACCTCTTATATCCCATTTTTTAATAAATTTTTTTATTCGAGTATACCAAGAGCTTGAAGGTTTCAGTGTTACTATTTCCCCATAATGACCATGCACTCTCGATAAAAATAATTCTTCAAATTCACTTTCTTGCCTTAATTTATTAGTATGTTCTTCGAGTTCTTGTATCGTGTCTACTACTAACTCATTGACAAATATCTTATGTGGGGTGGGAATACCTCTGTTTGTTTTTGATATCGTACAGTCCATATAATAACCACCTTCTGAAAGTGGCTTAACACAACCTATTTTCAAACTTAAAATTTCGCTAAGACGAAGCCCTGTTTGAGATAACAATATAACTGCACATTTAGTTAAAATTTTATCTTCATTCATTGCACTGTTTATGATACTCTAAAAGTGGCCCATTAATAGAATAATATCAATTGAAAAACGGTCCAGTACTTTAACACTAATCTCTTACTGTTATGATGGCAGTAAAGGGGTGGGATGGAGTGATTGAGATAATGGACAAACATGCAATAATAAAACTAAAGCAGCAAGGTGTATCCAATAGAAAAGCTGCCAAGCTTTTAAACATCAATCGGAAAACAGTCGCAATCTATTGGAATGAGTACCAGAAGAACAATACTCTGTTGAATGCCTTAGACGTTAATAAAAAAGAAGTACAAGAAGTACAAGAAAAAATATGCGAGGCACCAAAGTATAATGCTCAAAATAGAAAGCCAAGAAAGTACACAGCAGAAATCGATACCAGATTAGACGAAATCCTAGAGAGTGAATCTGAAAAGTGTAAAGAGTTAGGTCGACATAAACAACAGCTGACTAATTTGCAAATTCACCAAATGCTAGTCAATGAAAAGTTTGATATTGGATATACAACTATTACAAATAAAATCAGAGAAAAAAGAAACAAACCTAAGGAATGCTTTATTAAACAATCATATGATTTAGGGCAAAGACTTGAATATGATTTTGGCGAAGTGAAGTTAGAAATAAACGGGGAGATCAATACCTATCATCTAGCTGTACTATCTTCACCAGCTGCTGATTTCAGATGGGCGTATTTATATAAGAATCAAAAGCAAGACGTCTTTATGGATTCTCATGTGCGTTTCTTCGATATGTTAGGTGGCGTTTATTCAGAGATTGTGTACGACAATATGAGAAATGTAGTATCAAAATTCATAGGTAAAACTGAAAAAGTCCTCAATGAGAATTTGCTAAAATTGTCACTCTACTACGGATTCGATATCAACGTCACTAATTGTTTCAGTGGAAACGAGAAGGGTAATGAAAAGTATATGATAATGTAAAGTAAGGCTGTTAAATAACCGTAAGTAAAGGATCCCTCGCTGTTTTACTTTACATTATCTGCAACGCAAACACTATTTTATTTATCAAATCTTTTTAGCCATTCCAATAAATCTCCACTTTTTTGCCAAGAAGGTGCACCTTTTGGTACAACATCTGTATATGCTTTTTCAATTGCTTCTCTTTTTTGTTTTGAATCTACCTTAGCGTAAATTTCAGTTGTTTGGACAGAACGGTGACCTAGTATATCACGGATGTATATGAGATTAACTCCTGCTTGGAGTAAGTGCATAGCTTTTGAATGTCTCAGACAATGACAGCTAAATCGTTCTGGGATTAATATTTGATCTTTAATACGAGCCTTGCGTGCATATTTATCTAGTATGTAATTCACCCCTGCCCGGGTCAGTTTTTCTCCTCTTTTGTTACAGAACAATGGGTACATGTTTGCTGACAAACTTAACAGCCCCTGCTCATCCATATATCGATTTAATAAATCTAACGGAGCATCCATCAGAGGGACTATCCGGGCTTTATTCCCCTTACCAATTAACTTTACAGTACATGGTCTGTCAAAACGTACTTGTGACGGAGTGAGGTCAATGATTTCCTGTACTCTTCCACCGCTTTCATACATAATTGACAAAAGAGCAAGATCTCTTCGTCCTATTTTAGTTGACTGATCAGGCATTTCCAAAAGTAGTCTGATCCCATTAAGCGTTAGGTAACTGATTGATTTTGTTTCTGTTTTCTTAACCCGGATTCCAAGGATTCTCTGCCATTCCAAAAGATTATCGGGGCTCTGATACTGGAGATATTGGAAGAAAGAGTGTAATGCCGCAAGGCGGACGTTCCTTGTGGCTGTACTACAGCCACGCTCTGTTTCTATCCAGTCAAGAAAGTGAATAACCATTTCCTTATTAATCATGCCCAGCGTCAGAGAATTTGTTTTTATTCCTTTTTTATCCTTGATAAATGTAAGGAAAAGTACAAATGTGTCTCTATAAGAGGCAATCGTATTTATACTGAACCCCATTTCTCCTGGCAGGTATTTTGTAAGAAATCCTGTCAGATAGCGAGAGAAATCAGTCGGCTTCATAATGGTCAACCTCCGGAAATACATAGGCACAAACGTTATCTACTTCTCTAATTAAATCAGGGTACATGTCAGATGTTAGCCTTACATACTTATCTGTAGCCTCTAATGACTGATGCCCAAGATATTTTGATAATATTGGGAGTGAGTAGTATAAATCTAGCCCAGCTTCTGACATTTTCACAAGAGAGTGTACACTGAAAGTGTGACGAAAGTCATGCATTCTTGGGCCAAAACCCTTCCCACCATGTGGAATTCCTGCATTCCAGAGTATTTTTCTGAACCATTCATATATTGCCTTGGCATTACATTTTTGCCCATTGTTCTTGATAAAAAAATAACCTTTCGGTTCATATTTGCCGGGACGAACATTCCTATATTGAATACACACCTCAGTTAGTGTTTCAGATAATGGGAGTATTCGGTCTTTGCCGTTTTTCGTTTCCCTGACAATAATATTTTTTGCATCAAGATCAACATCCTTACATGTTAGGGATAACGCTTCGCTGATACGGATGCCACAGCCATATAGCATTCTAAATAAAGCGGGGAGTACATACACAGTTGTTTCAAATCGTCTATTAACTTTAAGCGTATCACATGCATCGAAGAATGCATTCACTTCCTTTTTCGAGAAAATATGTGGTACAAACGTACTGCTGTACTTTTTAGGCAATCTCGGTATATGTGATGGATATCCCATATCATTTAAATAGGCGGAAAATTTTGCAATATAATGAATCCTCGCATAACGTGTCTTGTCTGATTCATTTGGACGCTTCTCACTCCATTTATCAACAATCTCCTTTGATAGACCGAGTTTTAATACGGCATTATCTATTGTAAATCTGTCAAATAACGAAAGTGTGTAAGTGGCATCAACAAACTTGTAACCGAGGTTTCTTTTGAAATCAATGTACTGTTCGATTAAACCAGCATAAATACCACAATAGTTCGGCATCATTCCACCTCCTTGGCATAAAATGGCGTTTTTAAGAGTGGAACATCTAATGCGCATTGGCTCAAAGATGTTAAGTCTATTCGTAAATAAGTTTTTGTGCTTTCGGTATTCTTGTGACCTAGCACTTCTGATATAACATGGATGGGTATTTTTTGTTCCAGTAGTTGCCCAGCAAGACTGTGCCTCAAAGCATGAGGACCATGTTTCTTTTCTGTTATGTTTTTAATGCCAGCACGACGGAGATAAAAAGTAACAATGCTATGCAAAGTCGATCTATTTAGGCAGTTATATGGCGGGATTGCATGTAGGAAGACATAAGGAAGATCAGATTTAGGCCGTCCATACTTCAGATAATCGATAATAGCCTCTCCTATTTCTATTAAAAGTGGATGCTCAATCTTATTTTTAGTCTTTTGTTGAACAAGTGTAATTGTATTCTTTTCCCAGTGTATGTTTTCAAACTTCAACAGACAGATGTCAGAAGCCCTCAATCCCAATCGTGCAGCCAATAGTATCATAGCAGCATCACGCTTCCCTTTTGGGCTACTTCTGTCAACAGTATTGATTAATGATTCAACTTCATTTTTCGTATATGTCGTGGGTAGTTTACATTGCTTCTTGTAATTGTCTTTTGGAATTAGGTATGAAAAGTCAATCCCTGTATACCCATTGTCATGTAGATATCTCATAAACCCACGTAAAGTGGTAAGCATGCTGTGGCGCGTTGCAGGTGTATAAAAACCAAGCTGATTCACAAATCCTAAAATGTGTTGTTTTTTAATTGCTTCGGTTTCCATGACTCCTTCTTCATTAAAAAAACTAAGAAAGCGATGAAGATTTAATCGGTAATGACCAAGCGTATTTTCTGTAATACCCAAAGATTTTCGGTGATTAAGGAAATCCACCATAGGATTACCGATGCAACCATAAAATTGGTAGGATTTCTTTGCCCTTCTGTATTGGAACGTTCCTGTAGACTGAAATTCAGTTAGAACATCCACACACCGGATTATGCTCTTTTCCCAATGGCTAAATTCCTCGTATTTCCCAGTACCAATAAAGTCAGCTATAAATGCTCCACCTACTGACGCTGAATAATACTCAATCTGATTGTTTTCCATAAAAGTAGCCAGTTTTTGCCACGCGGAACGATATTGGCTTATCCTTGATTCGGAATAGGACATATCCCGAAGGGATTTAACTACTTCTGAGGACAGTTGTTCAAATGTTTGATATTTTTGTTCCATAATCATAACCTCCTATATTTAACGTAGGCGACCTCGCCTATATTAAATATAGCCATTGAAAATGTAAAGTAAAACAACTAGAATCACTTTGTTTATAGTTATCTAACAGCCTTACTTTACATTATCATATACTTTTCATTACCCTTCTAATGCAAAGCTTTACATTAGAAGGGTCATGTGGAGGGCAGCGTGAAGATAATTAGGAACAAAGCATTTGCGTTAACTTATAAGTTTAAGACATTCGATGATGCACGTGAATACTTGAATACTATATTGATAGAACTCAATAAAGACAGCACTATTTCTGAAGAAATAAAACATCTTCAACCTACAAAACCAAAGCTTGATCTTGCAACAGTTACAGTGCAAAAACCAAATAAATATAGTTTTGTACGAGTTGATAACAACCACTATTCAGTACCGGAGTATCTTGTAGGACGCTTAATAACAATCAAGAAATATTACGACACAATAGGCTTTTATTCAAACAACATACTCGTTTGTGAACACAAAAAAATAGATGGTACTAACGAGATAAGTATTAAAATTAAACATTACTTAAACTCATTAAACAAAAAACCAGGTGCAATCAAGAACTCCCACGCTCTAAAAAGCATACCAAGGTTAAAAGCCATCTATGATACTAATTTTAGCAGAAACAAGAAAAAATTCATAGAGATCATTCAAGAAAATGATGATAAACCAATCGAAGAAATACTATTGATTCTAGAAACATACAATAAATCTCATATCGATATTATTCCATCTATGCACATAGATAAAACTGCACTTAGCAACATCGCTACAAGGCAAGTATCTAGATATAACGAATTATGTTTCTCGGAGGTGGAATAAATGCAAATACAAGAAATGGCCCATATACTAAAATTACCCTATATAAAAACCAATTATCAAATGCTTCTTGATGAAGCAAACCATACAAACATGACCCACCGAGAGCTGATAAGTCGTCTACTCGAAAGAGAATTAGAACTAAGGCTTGAGAATGGTTTAAAACATAGACTCAGAAGGGCTAAATTCCCTCTTAACAAGTACTTAGAAGACTTCGACAAGAGTAAGTACCATAAGAAATTTATACCGAAATTCGAAGAACTAGAAACGTTGCAGTTCATTGAAAATAAAGAAAATATAATCTTAATAGGATCTCCTGGCTGCGGGAAATCACATTATAGTATTGGGCTTGGTATTAAGGCGTGTTTGGAAGGCAAAAGTGTATTGTTTATCTCTGTACCTAACTTAATAATAGAGTTAAAAGAAGCAATGAGTGAAAGCAAACTATCGCAATATAAAACCAAATTTGAAAAGTACAGTCTTGTCGTTTTAGATGAACTGGGATACGTATCATTTGACAAAATTGGTTGTGAAATACTATTTAATTTATTATCAAATAGAAACGATAAAGGATCAATAATCATAACAACAAACTTGGCTTTTGATCGCTGGGAAGAGATTTTTAAAGACCCGATGCTTACTGGTGCAATTGTAGATAGACTTGCTCACAAATCACATATCTTAGATATTTCACGAGAAGTAAGTCACCGATTTGAAGAGACAATGTCATGGCTAAAACCAACTAAATAAGTGGACCTTTTTTCAACTGATTCGTGGACCGCTTTTGAGTTGACAAATACATTGCACTATTTATTATTTTATTGAATATATCTTGAGGGATTTCTTTATATTTTCTATCATCCATTTGTTTATAAGCTTCTTTTAAAAATAATTTAGCCGAATTAATATTCGCAAACAAATTTTCTTTTGGTACGTCCCAACCCTTAATTTGACCAACCTTTATTAGTTCTTCAAGAGCATTAACATACCTAAAACATGTAAAAGGTGCTAAAGGTTTACCATTATTACGTTTATTAGGTTTATTTCTTATATATTCAGCAAAATCTTTGAAAGTTGCAGTGTTTAACTGACTAAAACAATCAATATTATATTTCGAGCAATATTCATTTATAAATACACGTAAATAGGCATATATTTTTTTATAAACGTGTAAAAGAGAAACAACACCTAGTAAATAATAGGCATAATTTTTTAAAGTTTCCTTCATTACAGGACTTTCACAAAAAGTAAAATCTAATTTTTTTACTGAATTAGGTGTTTGATTATTAGTAACTAGGGGAGTTAAATCCCAAATATCATCTTGAAAATATGAGTTACCTACCTTTGGATTTCTTTGGGAAAATTCATTCTGTAGTTGGAGTTGTACATTAGCTTTCTTGTCCATTTTGAAGTTCCTCCAATTTAATGATAATATCTCTTAAAATTTCAACCGTAGGTTGATAATGGTTAACAAAGTGATCCCCAAAAACTGTAGCATTTTTGTCTATTTCTTCCTCTAATTCTACTAAGTGTTTTTTGTGTTCTTCTAGGTATGCAGGTGTCGTAACATAGCGGTGACAACCAAAACACTTATGCATCTTTAAATATGTGGGACAGATTTCTTCATCATCGGTTATTGGTTTAGTGCAATAACCATTTCGCAACTTTGCTTGAGTATCTTTATTTTCCATAAACCATTTAAACTCTTTTTCATCTGGAATCACTTGATTGTTTATTTGGTTTATATCCCCAATAATTCCTACACTCTCGAATATTTCCGCTCGTTCTTTGTCTTTTATGTCGGCATAATATTTTGATGTGGTTTTTAAAGTGTTCCCCAATACACTAGCTACAGAATGTAAATCTGTACCCTTTGAAAGCATGTCAGTAGCTAATGTTCTTCTAAATTGATGATTGGTTATATCAGTAATTTTGCCAGTGTTATCGATGATGTTGTGTTTTTTACAAAACGCTCTTACCCAATCGAGAAATGTACCTTTATGTGGCACTTTAATTTGACCGCAATATTCGGCTCTATCAGGTTTATGCAAAAACAAATAATCTTTAATAGAATCATCAGCTAATTGTCGATATTCTTCAGTGTGGCTCTCAATTTCTCTAATAGCTTTAAGGCAATTGAGGTTTATAGGCATAGGGTCAGTTAGCTTATTTTTTTTCTGCTCGTAACGTTGTAGTTGCCACCCACTAACAGGGTGCTTAGATAAATATTGAACTTTTAACGAATACAATTCTGAAATCCTCATTCCAGTTTCTTTTAAAATGATAATTATATTTCGTTTCAATACATTTGTTTCTATCTTTAAAGCTTCTTCAATTTGAGTAACTACCTCATCTGGAATAAAGTCAATTTTTATATTATTATTCATTATAAATTCTTTACCTGTGAATATTTCGCCTTTTGGCGCTTGCTGAGGATAATGCATTTGAACAAATCGTATGAAACCTTTAAAACTAGATAAAATATGTCTTTTGTGTGCTTGTCCAAAAGGCTTATTTGTATATTTTGAGGTTGTAGTGTTCAAAAAGCTTATCAATAAATCAACTTCATTATTAGTCATAGTATCCAAAGATATAATATCGTTTTCAACTAGAAAGGTATCCACTTGTTTTAAGTTTTGTATTGTTTTGTATAATGTTGAAGGTACTAAAAAGTTGCTTTTGAAATTGACCCATATATACGCCTTTACTAAGCGTTTAAATTCTTCGTTTAGTATCAGAGAAAAGTCTAATTTAGTAAACTTTTTTTCTAAAATATAATTCGAGTCATCTATATCTAATTTCCATACATCTCCTTTTGGGTGTTTGTACCTTATACTCATTCCTCCCAATCAATGCCTTTCAACTTCCAATAAGCAGTTAACGCATTTTTTTGATGTGTTTTACGAACATGTACATATTTTTCTGTAGTTGATATATGTTTATGACCCATAATGTCTTTAACAATAGCTGAATCATGACCTGCTTCCAATAAATCTGTAGCAAAAGTATGTCTTAAATCATGGAAGTTAAAATCAAATCCTACAATTTCTTTAAGGTTTTTGAACTTTTGATAGCAAGCACTATAAGTTAATTGCTTCCCATAATGTTTCTTGGATAAGGCAACAAATACATATTCATGTTCGACATCGATATAGTCTCGTACTTCCATAATGTATTCGTCAAGTTCAATTAACATATCGGTAGGGATTATAATATCTCTATTTTTCCCTTTGCTTTTAACGTTTTTAATAACCGACATCTCATTTTCATGACTAGGAATCGGCAGATTACTATAAGTTAAGTTCAATACTTCTTGTATTCTAGCCCCTGTAGTAGCAAGTATTTTCCATATAAGTCTATCTCTTTTATTGTCAATCGCATTAGCAATACTTTTAATTTGTTCATAAGATAGTAAATTGAAAGGTTGCACTTGAGTCTTAACTTTAAAGATAGATTTATCAAGGTTTTTCTTTTGGATATGGTGTAATAACCCTTTAAATGGTCTAAAATGACTTGGCATCGATTTCATTAAAATAGGATTATTAAAATTTCGAACTTCCGCCCAATATACATAAAAACCATGAACAGTACTTAGAAT harbors:
- a CDS encoding site-specific integrase yields the protein MEVHNIENENGSFPILIDKKMKLIKPVYVYIKEIFNDGKAFNTMKAYTKDLKVFWEFLTYNHLDFEEVAPADISSFRMFLLMDDPYNDLPILYNESKRSPATVNRILSTVHGFYVYWAEVRNFNNPILMKSMPSHFRPFKGLLHHIQKKNLDKSIFKVKTQVQPFNLLSYEQIKSIANAIDNKRDRLIWKILATTGARIQEVLNLTYSNLPIPSHENEMSVIKNVKSKGKNRDIIIPTDMLIELDEYIMEVRDYIDVEHEYVFVALSKKHYGKQLTYSACYQKFKNLKEIVGFDFNFHDLRHTFATDLLEAGHDSAIVKDIMGHKHISTTEKYVHVRKTHQKNALTAYWKLKGIDWEE